In the Gossypium arboreum isolate Shixiya-1 chromosome 10, ASM2569848v2, whole genome shotgun sequence genome, one interval contains:
- the LOC128282405 gene encoding uncharacterized protein LOC128282405 → MRLRVELKPFFLIPPFFLILSTFFSSSLGQNVNGNLPVPLDAGNLPVPVNGNIPTAVKDGNVPIPGMDGNMPMPGKDGNMPMPGMAGNLPMPGMAGNLPMPMPGMDGKLPGMKVPFDDKFSGMVGSVRDKMEKAKSGNGTYIVLAEKQTRRRDPLDRLHYYTGGWNITNKHYYASVAFSSFPFLAIALVWFALLGVLIVCACCCCSKHNNMSYAYPPLAYILILIFLILFTTTAIVGCGIMYDGEARFLETVYEAAKYIVNQAKKVSNGLTNVYLYLYSAKSVSLNQQFLPPEIITQIDTVTSQLNASKDLPYNTSANILDSLPKVLTPVNLTLILITATMLLVAFIGFLFSLFGLQTLVYIFVVIGWIIASLAFVLCGAFLAFHNLMADTCIAVDEWVQNPMAGSAIKSLLPCVDSEFGKNVTDASKLVTNGIDTLLNHHVSLIANANNLPPDAKPLYYNQSGPLVPIICDPYMVEQTKQCGEGAVPLGNAIQEWNKYVCQVSGAGICSTTGRLTPDLYKQMSAAVNVSYALYSYGPFLASLVDCSMIRDTLKDMHQHHCPGLRKQSQRVYIGLLVATVSVMFCLFFWVFYGRERRHRKHNKTTSKVETPPVKE, encoded by the exons ATGAGGCTGCGTGTTGAATTGAAGCCATTTTTTCTTATACCACCTTTCTTCCTCATTTTATCAACCTTCTTTTCATCTTCGCTTGGACAGAATGTAAATGGTAATTTGCCAGTGCCTTTAGACGCCGGTAATTTGCCGGTGCCAGTTAATGGTAATATACCAACGGCAGTCAAGGATGGTAACGTGCCAATTCCAGGCATGGATGGTAACATGCCAATGCCAGGCAAGGATGGTAATATGCCAATGCCAGGCATGGCTGGTAATTTGCCAATGCCAGGCATGGCTGGTAATTTGCCAATGCCAATGCCAGGCATGGATGGTAAATTGCCTGGCATGAAAGTGCCATTCGATGATAAATTTTCAG GAATGGTGGGTTCGGTGAGGGATAAAATGGAAAAGGCTAAATCAGGGAATGGAACTTACATAGTATTAGCCGAGAAACAAACACGCAGGAGAGACCCTCTAGACCGTTTACATTATTATACAGGTGGATGGAACATTACTAACAAACATTACTATGCT TCCGTTGCTTTTagttcttttcctttcttagccATTGCTTTGGTCTGGTTCGCGCTGCTTGGTGTGCTTATAGTATGTGCTTGCTGCTGCTGCAGCAAACACAACAACATGTCCTATGCTTATCCTCCACTTGCTTATATACTTATTCTAATCTTTCTCATACTTTTCACCACCACAGCAAT tgTTGGATGTGGTATAATGTATGATGGAGAAGCAAGGTTCCTGGAAACCGTATATGAAGCAGCAAAATACATAGTGAATCAAGCGAAGAAAGTCTCCAATGGTCTTACAAACGTCTACCTTTATCTTTATTCAGCCAAGAGTGTTTCTTTGAACCAACAATTTCTACCACCTGAAATCATAACCCAGATCGATACGGTCACCTCTCAATTGAATGCCTCAAAGGACTTGCCTTATAATACATCCGCAAATATTTTGGATTCCTTGCCCAAAGTTCTCACCCCTGT GAACCTGACTTTGATCTTAATCACAGCTACCATGCTTCTAGTGGCATTTATTGGATTCT TGTTTTCGCTTTTTGGCTTGCAAACTTTGGTGTACAT ATTCGTGGTGATTGGATGGATCATTGCATCTCTGGCATTTGTCTTGTGTGGTGCATTTCTAGCTTTCCACAA CTTAATGGCAGATACATGCATTGCAGTGGACGAATGGGTTCAAAACCCCATGGCTGGTTCAGCCATTAAGTCACTTCTTCCTTGTGTGGATAGTGAATTTGGCAAAAATGTGACGGATGCAAGCAAATTAGTCACCAATGGTATTGATACTCTGCTGAACCATCATGTTTCTCTTATAGCCAATGCCAACAACCTCCCTCCAGATGCAAAACCTCTTTACTACAATCAATCTGGTCCATTAGTACCAATCATTTGTGACCCATACATGGTGGAACAGACTAAACAATGTGGTGAGGGTGCAGTACCCTTGGGAAATGCAATACAG GAatggaacaaatatgtatgtcaagtATCTGGAGCTGGCATTTGCAGCACAACAGGACGGTTGACCCCTGACTTGTACAAGCAGATGAGTGCAGCTGTTAATGTGAGCTATGCATTGTACAGTTATGGTCCCTTCCTTGCGAGCCTAGTAGATTGCTCCATGATCCGAGACACTCTTAAGGACATGCACCAGCATCATTGTCCAGGGCTAAGGAAACAAAGCCAACGGGTTTATATCGGCTTGCTGGTTGCAACGGTTTCGGTGATGTTCTGTTTGTTCTTCTGGGTGTTTTACGGTAGAGAAAGACGACATCGAAAGCATAACAAGACGACATCGAAAGTTGAAACTCCTCCTGTTAAAGAATAG